In the genome of Stomoxys calcitrans chromosome 4, idStoCalc2.1, whole genome shotgun sequence, the window tctggccggaccccatcttagtcgcagagttcttggatcctgacactcaacagaatcaagcggtcgaaagttagaacaaaacaaactgctacaacaactgtccagccagacccattCGACTTAGCCCcaaatccctctggacgcaacccatcttagtcgcagagtacctggatctggacactcaacagaacactcaactgctacaacaacaacaacctcaatgtttcagcctgtatggtgctcacagctatcccgtgccgggatctGATCTGATATTTTGTGGTGTGTACAGGTGTGTTTTAGCATTCCAAATAACTCTCCAGCCCCCACAACGATGTGGTCATCCAAAGTAAGGGTCCTTTTAAAAATTATACTCACAGGTTTTTTTCTTAGACACTTgggctaaggaacaggagcaaacttctcaaatatcgatgagtgcagtccaatagAGATGGAATTCCAATAGAGATGGGATATTCCCACATGACTTCTTGTAAAATATTAGAAAACGGATAAAATTACCTcacaaaagaaaatttagtCTGAAATTCCGTGGttttactccattttcggccctaTGAAAGTGGTATAGATGTTGAGAAGATCTAAAGGAGTAAAATAATTCTTACACcttttaaggaagcctaagcacttgaacgcttctttcgacacttcgaatacatgtttagcccaaaggACATCagattgtatcttcatgcctaGAATATCAAGatcttctgattgctcaacatttataccgttgatagacagagatgatcgtaatgggtcagcaaaTTGTTCGTGTGACAACAAACAAcattgagtcttccgtgcattcattcgaccccattcAGAAATAGCTAgcgaatcctggcagagtgtatctaTCGTCCATAATCCGCCTCTTGCCTTCAATCTCTCAAAGAATTGgcttatggtcgaatgaatagtGAGAGATtattgtcatccgcaaatgagtagatcggattggATGTCTGTCTCAACAAATAgttaatgaaaataagaaaaagagagggagaaagaagagagccctggggtacacctgcggtaaatttatgctcattgaatgagaacccatctacaacgacTCGTATAGTGAGATCTCTGAGatagctcgaaataaatcgaacggcACAAAATGCGACAAGTTTTGATATCGTGCTATTATTGCTTCCTTTTTCCCAAATACTAGTTAAGTCACATCCTGTAATTGAaagatattattattttaaaacgataatatattaaaaaatacaaaatcttcttcccaaagaattgtcactgcgacacgccgttcggattcgcaaaaaaggtccttatcattgggcttaaatttgaatcggacagcactaattgatatttgagaagtctgtcactgttccttaatagaatgatcatgggcaaatttgcataacaCTGTAGCCATACTACCATTGGCACCGAATTCAAAACACCTAACTCTATTCTACcacaaaaaatatgttttccCAACAAATTTAGCCACAAACCGTATGGATCTCACCGACTACAAATTTAGCATAAACGTTATAATCCACCTCTTACCAGTTTAAAAAACGGCGGATTAAAAAGTAGACTCGACTCTCCCCgcttatattttttcaatgGCTTTCCATCAGCTTGTTGTTGTGTTCCATACAAGTCCATGCGAGCATTCAGGTGATGAAACATATCGTATTCCGTACCAGACGTTGACAAAGCCCCACTACCACCACTAGCATAGCTTTGTGGTGGAAAATATGTGTTATTTATATTGGGGCTGTTGACACTATTTCCATTGTAATTGGCAGTAGCTATTGATGGAACACCTCCGCCGTTTTGCATTTGATCGAAATTTCTTTTCATTGTTAAGTTGTTCAAGTGCTGATGGTGGCCCTGCTGATGGGGTTGGTCCCCGTAATAGGAATTCATTGTTGACGTCGAAGGGTGGTCTAGATTTTCCCCAAAGACATCGCTGCTCTCGTACTTGACTATTGTGTCAGGATTTGACATGGAATTCTGAATTTTGACAACGATCAGTAATGTATGGATGGGTTGCATTAATTCCAATGTTGCacaaatttacaaacaattCATTTTGTACCGAAACAGGCTCTCATGGGTGTTCAAGTATTGTCGGTCATTTTGTTATAAGTACTTTCAGATGTTTGCTTTAAATTCATGCGTGTCTTcttctttccttttattttttgtgcaCGCTAACCAAGCATTGGCTGGTTGTAAATAAGTCTTTGAGGAAAAATAGATCGTGAAAAATCTATCTTACGCCTGATGTATTTCGTGTtcatataaaatatttgaatcATATACTTTCGTtgcaaacaataaaataaattaaatctaCTCCaaccaataaacaaaataaGCCAACAGCTGATTAAGAAAATTTACTTTCTAATCGATGCGTTACCAGATAGTACGTACTGTTAATTACAAATGATTAAGTTTGTTCGCGTACTTAAATTTTTCACTGTAAATCATTCCAGTAATTAAATCCATTAACGCCTATTCCGATTTCGATGCAATTTTTTACAAGCACTTTAAGACCATTTTACCTACTTTACATCAAAGAgggtaaaaaaaagaagaagagtgggtttctgctttgtcctGCCCATACAATAAAATAACTCGAGTTAAAGACGCAACCAGTACGAtatattccaattggattcacattgagggtgGCAACattttcggtttttttgttttgattttttcgtattttgctttgtttctttgcaaccgaaagttggatTAAAAGGAAAAACtaaatatcgtaagcaattcaaacatgTTGTATCTTTAAACTTTGTAACTCATCATCCCGAATTGGGCTCTAATGTCAATTATTGTTCTTGTTCGCCCTCTttagttggctatgacagaacactctatcgaacgtagaatagcgttccaagcacctcgatcttctgcgctcctacTAAAATCTGTGACACAAAGTTTCGAGATGACTTTCACCAGTTAATCTTTCAATCGGGCTTTTAGTCCAAAGCAAAGaggatgaaaattttttataaataataaataaacgtCAACATTGATTGACGTCATGTCAGTGTGAATTAATCAGGGTTATCTTCTTATTCCACTTGCGACCGAATGttggaataaaaagaaatacGAAATATCGTAAGTTCCACCCCTTCAATTCgaacatgttgtgtctttaacttttGTCACCGTCATCCCGAATAGGGCTCTAATGCCaactcttcttcttttttaccCTCTTTGCGTTACATATGTGCTGTCACTTTTCTTATGTACGccaaatacgaatagagcgcgctcTGTTCGGCGTGTAATCTCATATGTATTGCACTTTTTTACACTCATATGTCtacatgtatgttcgatgaaatacgaccttgtattttgcaatttttatattaaattgaCGATAACAGAattctctttgttttttttcctttccaGCACATTTTCTGCACACGGACACATACGCCAACAAAAATGTCTTTTTGTGTGTGTAATCGTATGTCATTGTTAACCAGACGCCGTACAATTTTGTGTACTATTATTGGGTACAAAAGTAAAAATGGTCAaattgttacaaacaaataagtTTTTGGGTCACTCTAAccatattaaattaaataaaaaaactagcCATAATTCCGATATTTATATAACAAGTGCGTGCGTGCATTTGAACGTTAGCCCTGCCAAAATCTAATCGCAGCCGCCggcaaaaatgtttttgtgttATTCTCTCGATGGATTCTACAaagattacaaaatttttatgcgtATTCAGCAAAGACCTAGTATAGTAAAAGTGGCACAGTTGATTTTCATGCAAGTTGGCATGTCGAATGCAGCATCTTAACCAAATCCTCTTTTTTCTCCTTCGcaaatagaaaattaatttgcaaATAATTACGTTAAATTTAACACATACGCCCATGAAGTTTGtgaaatatacaaataaaaattttctttatctctTGGCGCCGTTTATACCAAGTTTAAAggactattttttatttaatgaaaaaattgcaaattgtaaaCGTCATACCGCAAGTAAAAACAGCAGCTTCACGCACGTATGAATCTTCTCTGTGCGACTTACTAAAAAAGAAGACGAAGCAGTTAGCGTATCTTGATGTTTTGGATAGAATTGCTGTGCAAAGTTGTGATGGTACGTTACCGTGCGATAATAGATAGTTCACGGAAGCATACCTGTATCGCACCGTTACAACGTTTGTGTTGGGGCACTAACTAGTTCTTTTGAAAGTATTTGTGGTATGACCTATTCGAACCAAATTGGTCGATATGGCAACTTTTTGAATGCCAGGTACGAATGTCACTACAAGGCAATGACATATAATTTCAGATTCAAGCATCCATTGCCAGTGTCCAATAGGTTTTCTTATTTGATTTCTAACAAATCGTTAATACTTTATTAAAATTGTGTTAGAAAAGCGCTTAGTTAAACGTTAACCGCCCAACAAAGTTGAACAATTACATGCGATAGAACAGCTGGAGCCATAAAGGCCAAACAAACCCTTTCGTTTAGGTGGTGGTTGATATATTGGTAACAATACAACAAGACCAATAAGAAAAGAAAGTGTATAGTCGGTCTGCTATTCAAAGCGGACGGCATAAAATTAGCAGCCACCGATGATGTTTATGTCTAGCAACAAAAGAATGCCAAGTATAAACAAAAACCAGACCTCAGCTGCCCAAAGATTTTTCCATTGAATTTGCGTGAAAATTAACTATTACACGGTTCCTAGGTtgctgtatgtatgtgtgttaaCAAAAGAGCCGATTAAACGTGAATTTATGCTTGAGTCGAAATAATGACATTCATAATTGCTCTCCAAGCCAACGTTATTCTCTTTGCGTGATTCGAGTGCTGCTGTGGGGTGCCTTTTTTTGGGTTTACTTTCGCCAatgtgttgttattgtttttcttaCGTTTCTCTTTGTTAATGCATCGCCAACACTTGTGAGCGGGGGAGCAATACCACTGGCTTCGCTAGCTCTACAAAAACAATTACACGaagttaatttattttatttcgcgTTCGGAGTaactatttttaatttatgtgtGTGAATGACAACGTGACAGTCTCCCGCCTTCTTTGTTTGCAAGCGGAACGTGTGTATTGTTAGCGGTAGTTTCGCTCGTTATTCGAATCCGCACCCCCTCCaaagaaagaaattaaaatgaaataaaaacgacTCCACGCGACCGCGCAAGAAGAGAGAAATCATAGTGAATTTGTGCatgagaaatttaaaataaaataacaaaacgaaaaaacaaaattaattcaaGTGCAAATATATCCATCTCCGTGTTAATTTGCATGCCTTGTTTTCTTTGGTTCCTTGTCGGTTTGAATTGTGTTGCACCTTCTACCCATCTTACCGGTATTTTTCGGCAGTTGTTTTGTTGGTTCTGCTGAGCTTGCTCTGTTTGTTTGTATCTGCgcattggtgttgttgtttttgcaccTCTGCTGCAGACGCCGCTGTCATTGCCTTGTCGACGAACGGCCACCTTCAATTTATTGACGTTTCGTTTTACGTCTgagtttgcaaaacaaaaaagaataaataaaacagCCCCGCAATAAATATAGCATAATAAATAACACGAAAATAATAAAGATAACCTTTGGATAAATTCGAAATCTCTTTCCGCCCCCTTGTTAACCGTTTGGATTTGTGTTTAAGTCACatcaccatgtatcgcattggACCCATAGGTCGTAAATCCAATTTCCATAATCGCGAGAAATGTCTTATCGGCTTGGTCTTGGCCACTTTGTGTTTCCTTTGTTTTGGTGGCATATTTCTGTTGCCCGATAACTTTGGCGGCGACAAGGTGCTACGCGTCTACAAGCAATTTCAAAAAGCCGGCCCCGAGATTTTTATACCTGCCCCACCCCTGGCCGGGCATGCAGCCAAAGACCAAGATCCTCACTTTATGAATGATAAACAAAAGTTGCAGGCAAAAATCAAAGAAGAATTGGGAGAGATCCTGGATAAGCCCCAGCTGCAACAGGACACCGTGGATAGCGAGGATGTGGCTGATGTGGGTGGGGATAATGGCTCGCCCCAACAATTCGATGATACAGCAGCAGGTGGTGAACAAGGTGCGGCTCCTCCAGTCAACGCCAAACAAAATCATCACCACTACAATGACAATgtcaataataacaataaccaCAAAAACAATGTTAATGGTTCTCCCGATGACGTTGCTGCTTTAGACACCAATAATCTGCCTCTGGGCAATGTTCATTTACAAATGCCCCTGGGAGGCCATGCCGACGGTGATGCCAGTGTAGAGGATAAACGTCTAAAAGTTAAAGAGGTAAGAACATTAGTATTGACATACAAATGAGTGCCACAATTCAATTCATCAAAACTATTTCCTATAATGGCATTGTGCTACTGAGATAAAAAGCTGCTGGTTTTTCCCAAGCCATTGCCTACTGCCGAAGTCTGAGTGCAAATACTACTTACAAACTGTGGGAACTATTCGCAACACAAATGGCAATTTGAAGTCATTAATAACTTTTCTGTTTACTTATCAATTTCTTCTCCCTTTCGGTTATGTTTTAATACACTTTTATCATTGGCTTAACTTGGTTTCTTCATATTGTTCAATAGAACCATCAACATTTAAGCCAACGTAGCAATCAATTAAGATATGAATGATGATCGATTTAGGTACCTGCATAAATAATTAAGTTTATGGTAAGAGCTTACCGTTCAAATAGGAGAAGACGTTAAAACGTTgaactttttccaaaaaaacattttccgagtattctgttcagcttacCAAGAGGAATGCTGTCAAAAgacgtcggcgaaacgttggtTAAAAATAGGAGGAAAAGTACTACTTATAGTACTGCTTATAGTTagcaaaatggcaaaaaatgaaAGTGACATTACATTAAATCATTGTCAggataattttttatgtttcaTTGGTATCAGTGGTccctttttctttatttatttgcgaaaaaataaattaaataaagaagacaataagtgcagataaaaaacgtgtttttttgtaaggaaacaaaaaaacatttaattgctgccaaattccgctcgcggaagAATTAAAAGtttccgcgactattccgaaagcagaatagaataccaacccttaattaaaaaaagtaagaTAGTGCAAAACATTCTTACATACATACTTACGAGGCCTGCACAGAAAGTATAGTGATTTTGAATTTTCGATTGctttgtagtgttttgttagtaCTCATATCCTTTACTTATGCTGATAAGTTggctattttgattttttttgcttgaacaccgaagaaaaaaacaaaaatctaaaaataagtCCGCAGACGAATTGCGAATGTTTCCTGCGACATATGGGAAAATTACCTTGGACAAAAGCAACGTTTATCAGTAGTCCAAAATagctatttctatgaaatactaAATTCTCTCTCTAGCTTTTTGAAAACCTCGTAAATTGCAATCTGCgtgaattttaaaaaaagctTTGCATTGGCTAAAAATGCAGCCTGCaaccataagcgtagaaagtcCTCTGGGGGGTTGGCTAAGCACCACCCAGAACAGTTTTAGACCCACCCAGATTTCTAAAAATGTCAttgtttttgacaaaatttgctaatgTTAAAAAATTCTAATATCGGTACTACCTCGctaaatgtggtgagagttcgtatCGCaacctattagtacctcattttaGGTCTGTTTTGCCTTCCTCAAGAGCCGTTGCAGTGCCGACGTGGGTggtggtgtcggagagtcgaaaggcagataaagtgatgcctgGTATGCTCCAtagtctccctgtctcatcactgttgcatccgacgttgaaaaGTCTGGGGaagaaatataatttaaatttttatgacagatAACGCAGGTCGtgggccgagtaccagtgttagcaaagaatgttgttgttgtagcagtgtgttatacactgaggcggcaacccttgccgatggagaactccatcgggtcaatccggcacgtacaaccggctgccatgggattaccATAGAATAATtgttagttgatatggttcagtccagaatctTTTTTCCGTGTCGCCGCAGTGGATCCTGAATTACTATTAGTATATTTAATACTTTATATTACAAATTAAACATTTCATTTAGTTTTAAATATTATCCTTAACAATTAACACaatttgtctataaaaaagttcgtATTAGCCTCAGGTTTTTTTTTCATCGGCAGTGAATCAAATGGCTGCAATCCTTTGTAGAGGAGTGATATCTGCATTGTTGCTTGTCTCTTGTTGTTGCCAGTCTTAAATTTCCGCCATTGAGTAGAAAATATGGTTGTGCATAACCAACCCATTGAACTTCCCCATTGAGGTATTCTGGTGTATTCCCAATCTTTGTTTTGTGTATTCATGTGTTAATGTATTGAGTGCTAGTCTCTGTTTTATTGTTAGTCATTCTAAGGTTTGCAACATATCATTTATTGGTATGAGCCTGTggcattttaaaattgtttccaTTGCTTTATTTGAAGTTTTTGTAATCTATCAAGCTAGGAATCATTACAATACGTAAAAAGATGGGCGATGGGCAAATACCCGAAAGGTATTTGCCGCTAAATTGCGTAAatatccgggtatttacccatttatacccaaaagctgggtttttataattttacagATATCTTGTTTATAAAAAgattttgcaaacaatttttgatgatttcgtattctttgtatataagattttaGTAATATGTATGCGCtgtattgaccgatctccagatttaaagtcttgaggcaataaattggtaatttttcgtccgatttcgatgaaatgtgggacagtgagttctggtagaccctacccatttctgtgaagtgtggtttagatcggactgtatttggatatagctgctccatAGACCGACGACCCGATAttccaatgtttcaaatttcataaaaatcggacgaaaaatgctccttttatgagctcaatactctcaactcactgtgccaaatttcatcgaaatcggacggaaaagactttaagtctggagatcggtctatatagcggctatatataactaaaatccgattttatgagaccAGAAGAT includes:
- the LOC106089988 gene encoding mannosyl-oligosaccharide alpha-1,2-mannosidase IA isoform X1, which produces MYRIGPIGRKSNFHNREKCLIGLVLATLCFLCFGGIFLLPDNFGGDKVLRVYKQFQKAGPEIFIPAPPLAGHAAKDQDPHFMNDKQKLQAKIKEELGEILDKPQLQQDTVDSEDVADVGGDNGSPQQFDDTAAGGEQGAAPPVNAKQNHHHYNDNVNNNNNHKNNVNGSPDDVAALDTNNLPLGNVHLQMPLGGHADGDASVEDKRLKVKEVR
- the LOC106089988 gene encoding mannosyl-oligosaccharide alpha-1,2-mannosidase IA isoform X2; this translates as MYRIGPIGRKSNFHNREKCLIGLVLATLCFLCFGGIFLLPDNFGGDKVLRVYKQFQKAGPEIFIPAPPLAGHAAKDQDPHFMNDKQKLQAKIKEELGEILDKPQLQQDTVDSEDVADVGGDNGSPQQFDDTAAGGEQGAAPPVNAKQNHHHYNDNVNNNNNHKNNVNGSPDDVAALDTNNLPLGNVHLQMPLGGHADGDASVEDKRLKVKEVS